In Ammospiza caudacuta isolate bAmmCau1 chromosome 33, bAmmCau1.pri, whole genome shotgun sequence, the genomic stretch CGGCCAGCCGCTCCAGCCGGTAGCGCTCGGCCTCGGCCGGTTTGCGCACAGTGGCCTCGAGCTCCTGGCGGCGCCGCCCgacctcctgctcctgcagctgcacccgCTGCGCCCGCTCCACCAGCGCCACCTCCCCGCGCTGCGCCGCGATGGCCTGCTGGGAACGGGCTGCCtgtgggggacagggggacaggacACAAATCCATCAGGGGAGGGACATGGGTGAGACAGAGTAGAAATTCTCCAGAGCggaaatccattttgatttaggtgaaaCGTACATCTTTGAGTTGGTCTGTAGTTTGAAAACATTGCTGTTTAGCCTGACTGTAAAAGCCTAGGCTCAGAGAAACTGCTtcagtgaaggacagagataaggAGGGTAGACAGAGAGTGAtaaagagagacagagactgctgtgagagcaggtcAACCTGACCtaggaattctttctgataaagaagaactagcaGCAAATGTCACGCGAAATTcgtaaaaatgaatatgtatgaaccttTTGTGAAATTGTATGCACATGTATTTCAGAGGGGGATAAAAAAGGACCTGAAGTCCCCAGAGGTATGCATCTTTTAAGGAGAGCAATCTCCACATGCATTCGCCACTGTAATAAACATACcagctttacaactttcacaaagTTGTGGAGTTTTGTTTATCTCTGCAAAACACGGTGACACAAGGGACAGGTTACTAACCCATCCAGGGAGGGACACGGgaacaggtgacacagggacccagggacaggggacagctcACAAACCCATCAAgggagggacatgggggacaggtgacacagggacccagggatgggggcacAGCAGACACGGGTATGGGGGACAGGTCACAAATCCATCAGGGATGGACAAGGGGGACAGATGACACCAGGCGGGGTGGGCAGGTATCTCTAGGGGGAGCTCAGGCAGCCTGGGGGCATCCTCAGGTGACCCAAGAGacccaaatttggggggaaatcccAGCATTTGGAGGTTCCAGGTGTTCTGGAAGTTTCCAGGTCTCCAGGTGAGCTCCCAGCCTCCATTCCAGCCCCCCCAGGTGTTTTGTTACCTATCTCCAGATGTGTGAGTTACCTGTAACTGAAATACCAGCTAGGCCATGACTTCCCAAGTGTTACCTGTCCCATGTGTGATATCTGTTACAGGTTTTTTACCTGTCCCAGGTGATTTTGTTACTTGTTCCAGGTGTTttacctgtcccagctgtgttaTCTATCCCAGGTGAGTTTGCTACCTGTCCCAAGTGAGTTAACTACCTGCCCCAGCTGtgttccctgtcccagctgtgttccctgccccagctgtgtcccGTGTCCAGGTGTGTCCTCACCTGCAGCTGGAAGGCCAGCTCAGCCGTGGCCCTGCGGGCGCTGACGGCTCCATCGCACTCAGCCTGGGCCACCTGGAAGTCGCGTTGGGCTCGCGCCGTGGCCTCCTCGCTCAGCAGCTGCGCTGACACCTGCTCCTGCCGTGCCCGCGCCTCCTGCggggacagcagcactgggagggactgggaggggctgggatggacgGAGATGGACTGGGATAGGACTGGGAGGGAATTGGAAGGGACTGGGAGTGAACTGGGAGGAACTAGGACGGACTGAAATGGGACTGGAAGGGAATTAGAAAAGACTGGGAGGGACTAGGATAGACTAGGAGGGTACTggaagggactgggatggactagaatggactgggaggaaactggaaggggctgtgagggaactgggagggactgagaTGGACTGggtgggactgggagggaactgggatggaccgGAAGGGGatggaaggggctgggatggactgggaggaactggggaaTGGGGTACTGGGAACACTGGGTGCACAAGGGGTGTTAGGGCAGTTTGGAGAATGGGGGTACTGGAAAAgactgggaggaactggaaTGGGACTAGAAAagctctgggagcactgggagggactggggtaCTGAGGATACTGGGAAGAGCTGGACAAGAACTCGGAGGTGCTGGAGTGGGATTAGTGGGGTACTGGGAGAGTACTGGGAACGCTGGGGGTACTGAGGCAGTTTGGGGAAGGGGgtactgggggcactgggagggactgggacagactggaaTGGAACATgaagggcactgggagggcactggaaAGGCACTGGAGCATTGGGAGGACACTGGGGATTGGGGTACTGGGGCTATCAggggtactgggagcactgggatgaactgggggCCAcagggagagcactgggagtactggggatactggggggTCACTGACAGGAAGGTAACCCAGctgcccccaggtgtgtctccaggtgtgcccccaatgtccccaagtgtccctgGTGTCACTCACGCGGATCCCAGCATCGCGTTTGGCCTCAGCCTCTCCCACGCGGGCGTCGCGCTGCACCTGCGCCGTGCGGCCCTTCCCGAGGGAGCGCAGGTAATCCTGCACGGGGACACACATGTCAtacctgtgtcacctccctgtcagctgcctcacACCTGTGTTGCAACTGTGTCACCTCCTTGTCACCtatgtcacacctgtgtcatcCCTGGACCTGCGCTGTGCAGCCCTTCCCAAGGGAGAGCAGGTAATCCtgcatggggacacacctgtcacacctgtgtcacctccctgaTACACCCGTGTCACCTCTGTCACTTGTGTCAGACCTTTGTCAcatctgtgtcacctgtcacacctgtgtcaccccgTCCCCCCAGACAcatcccaggtgtgtcccaggcatcccaggtgtcccagctgtgcccaggtgtgtcccagctgtccccatcTTGTCTCTGGGCATCTCCAAGTGTGTCCCAAGTGTGTCCTGGGTGTTTTGGTTGTGTCCCAAGTGTGTCCCAAGTATGCCCAGGTATCTCCAGCTGCCCCCCAGGTCTGTCCCAGGTATGTGCCAGCTGTCCCCAGATGTCTCCAGGTGTATCCAAGGTGTATcttggctgtccccagctgtgcccaggtgtgtccccagctgtccccagccatgcccaggtgtgtcacctGCTCGTCGTGCACATCCTTGAGGGTGTAGCTGACCACGGAGATGCCCATGTTCACCAGGTCAGATGAGGCCACGCGGAAAACCTGATCCGAGAACTTCTGCCGGTCCTTGTAGATCTCCTGGGTGGGGCCGGGGCGGGGATTAGtggggcggggctcaaatgggGGTGGGGCTTGGCTGGGGAGGGCCTGAGAGTGGGGTTTAAGTTGGGAAGGGCTCAGTGGGGTGGGGCTAAAAGGGGCAAGTTTAGTAGGGTGGGGCTCAAATTaggcacagctcagcagagTGGGGCTCaaaggggcggggcttaaaGAAGTGAGGCTCAAGTAGGTGGAGCTTAGCAGGGTGGGGCTTAGCAGACGATCAAACTGAGCAATGTTTAGCAGGGTGGGACTCAAATAGCATGGGACATTGTGGGGCAGGGCTTAGCAGGGTGGGGCCCAAGAGGTGGACTTTAAATTGGGCAGGGCTTACTGGGATGGGACTTtgtggggcagggaggaaaaaaggaagggttAGCAAAGAAATGCACAGAGTTGGTGGGCGTGGTTTATCCAGGGGGCATGGCTTGAGACAAATGGGTGGTGCTAAGTAGGGGAGGTGATGTCCTGGGGCTGTGTCTTTGATCTCAGGAGCGTTCTGGGGGTGTGGCTTAAGCAGAAAGAGGTCAGGCTTAAGGTGGGATGTGGCTTGAGCAAAGTGGGCGTGACCTAAATTGAGGGGCGGGGCCACAATTAAGGCAGGAGCATGACTTGATGCAGGGGGCATGCCTTGAGTCACGGGGTGGAGTCTGGTGGGTGTGGCTTTGAAATAGGGTGGGGCTTATACTGGGGCAGGGTCAAGAAGGGAGGCAGGGCTTAGGGTAGGGGTGAGGCAGGAGCCAGCACGGCTTTAGAGGGAAGGAGCATCTTGTGCTGGTGGGCGGGGCTTTAGCAAAAAGGTGACATATTGTGAGTGTGACTTCACCAGTGCGGTGGCCTGCCCCAGGGTTGCGGCTTTTCAAGGGGTAAAGTTTATGGATCAAATGGGGGAGAAGTCCCTAAAGGGCCACATTCCACCCCAAAGCTGTGGGATCTCACCCAGTGGGGGATAGTAACCTGTCCCTGAGGGGGTGTGTTTGTCCAGGTGGGCATGGCCACATCAAGGGCGTGGCTTCTGAGATCTGAGATTTCTTAAAGGGGGAACGTCCCATCCCTAGTAGGGGGCTGGGGGGCATTGGTTGGATTCCAAATGAGTGTGGCTGTCCTGGGAGGGGCGTGGCTTACACAAAGAGGGCGTggctccccccagccccacctccaCGGTCATGTGGGCCATGATGGCACGTTGGTGACCCTCCAGCGTCTCCAGGGCAATCTGGCCAATCTCGCTCTCCGACTTGCCCAGGAACATCTGGCAGGCAGCTGCGAGCATCTCCTTGTtctgcccctggatcttcaCCTGTGGGGGGGCTGGCATCATCTGGGGACCCCCCCAGGTATACCTAGGACCTCCCAAAATTGGTGTGGCCCCTTTAAGGACTAGGTGTGGCATTGTCCTTTCAAGAGGCTGCTTGCTTGACAGGATGGGGACCACCAGGACAGTGTCCTTTTATGAAGTCTCATCATCTTGGAAGAGGTTTGGGGTCTCCACGACCCCCAGCCC encodes the following:
- the FLOT1 gene encoding flotillin-1, encoding MFFTCGPNEAMVVSGFCRSPPVMVAGGRVLVIPCLQQIQRISLNTLTLPVRSEKVYTRHGVPISVTGIAQVKIQGQNKEMLAAACQMFLGKSESEIGQIALETLEGHQRAIMAHMTVEEIYKDRQKFSDQVFRVASSDLVNMGISVVSYTLKDVHDEQDYLRSLGKGRTAQVQRDARVGEAEAKRDAGIREARARQEQVSAQLLSEEATARAQRDFQVAQAECDGAVSARRATAELAFQLQAARSQQAIAAQRGEVALVERAQRVQLQEQEVGRRRQELEATVRKPAEAERYRLERLAEAQRTQVLLQAEAEAETLKVTGAARAAAVASRARAEAAAAAAKAEAFGQFQDAAVVDLVLQRLPQVAEAVAQPLLGTRRVTLVGGSGAVGVAKIPSEILDLVTRLPGAVGALARGSQVTPTEAEGGTGATETSQNSPKVSLSATPQ